Proteins found in one Anopheles aquasalis chromosome 3, idAnoAquaMG_Q_19, whole genome shotgun sequence genomic segment:
- the LOC126575075 gene encoding ficolin-2-like, which produces MSIFRGTTATTWFQALVCCCVTADNLSGFYYENIESRLNAIQAFERDLLTYTNHTVQQLKLMTPLLSKLQLAPQQQATTSSSSPPSSSLSSVQINGGTLAASCREVPATTSGIYRIDPNYPFQEPMAVYCEQSYEGGGWTVIQRRMDGSVNFMRDWQEYKRGFGTLRGEFWLGLDQIHRLTNVARHELVVLLEDFDGGRATARYDHFRIGAESVNYGLLELGRCVSCSAGDSLDIHLNESFSTYDRDNSKALFNCAAKFGGAWWFYRCHKSNLNGEYLRGKLPESQDSKGVMWNSFRGSLYSLKSSKMMIRPVGKR; this is translated from the exons ATGAGCATCTTTCGTGGAACAACGGCTACAACATGGTTCCAGGCGCTGGTGTGCTGTTGCGTTACCGCAGACAATCTCAGTGGATTCTATTACGAGAATATTGAATCGCGCCTTAACGCCATACAGGCCTTCGAGAGGGATCTACTGACCTACACCAATCACACCGTTCAACAGCTTAAGCTCATGACTCCGCTGCTGAGCAAGCTGCAACTGGCACCCCAACAGCAAGCcaccacatcgtcgtcgtcgccgccgtcgtcgtcgttgagttCAGTCCAGATAAATGGTGGCACTTTGGCCGCCAGTTGCCGCGAAGTACCGGCCACTACGTCCGGCATTTATCGCATCGACCCGAACTATCCGTTCCAGGAACCGATGGCGGTGTACTGCGAGCAGTCGTACGAGGGCGGTGGCTGGACCGTGATACAgcgacggatggacggatcgGTTAACTTTATGCGCGACTGGCAGGAGTACAAACGTGGCTTTGGTACGCTGCGCGGTGAGTTCTGGCTCGGTCTCGACCAGATCCATCGTCTAACGAACGTGGCACGCCacgagctggtggtgctgttggaagATTTTGACGGTGGTCGGGCGACTGCACGCTACGACCACTTCCGGATCGGAGCGGAGAGTGTAAATTATGGGCTGCTTGAGCTGGGTCGGTGCGTTTCCTGCTCCGCCGGTGACTCGTTGGACATTCATCTGAACGAAAGCTTCTCAACATACGATCGGGATAACAGTAAGGCACTGTTCAACTGTGCCGCCAAGTTcggtggtgcgtggtggttTTACAGGTGTCACAAGAG CAATTTAAATGGAGAGTATCTACGAGGAAAGCTCCCGGAAAGCCAGGATTCGAAGGGCGTTATGTGGAACTCCTTCCGTGGCAGCCTATACTCGTTGAAGTCAAGTAAAATGATGATCCGGCCGGTGGGTAAAAGGTGA